The genomic window GGACATAATTATACTGGTATATGAAACATAATGTTAGTGACTGATAGTCAAAATCTCTTTTGAACCTACTATGTATTGAGTTGAACTGTTGACATGTAGGTTTTCATGATAGTttcaatacaatgtatgtagggGATAGAATAGGGacattttatttcttatttttatgATTTCATATCATTTACGGAATGCCTCTCCTGCAATAGTAAATGTGTTATATATCCATCACACTGTAATAAAATGGTGCAAACCTCCAGTAACTTTTGTTTTTCGTATTTTTTGTAGAGCACATGGCTTGGCGGCTACAAGGACAAGGACGGGAAGGAAGTCAAAGGTTTCCAGACCCTCCAGGACAGCTTAGGAGGGAGCTTCGAGCTGGTCACACATAAGGACATGCCCTTCCTCATCAGGGAGACCCATCGGAAAAACCAGTGGACTGTCGCACACTGCACAGTCTGGAGAAGGAAGAAGGAATAAAGGCTTTAATGTCACAATAGCAATATTTCTGTCCCAACGGTGTTtgagtcactgaataaaaagactctttttacacaatcacagatggtcaccgaaacgtcggtggagtaaaaagagtctttttattcagtgacttaccagcctgatgaaactgttcatgGGTGTTTGAGTCACTTTAAACGAGATCGGATGGAAGAGCATTAGGAGAAATGTTGTGGCTATGATTGGTGATTATGAAACATTGCCTGgtacaaaaacatgtatttagaaaccattgtctTTATAAGGATATAGGAGGATCAATACTTTGAAAAGACACTGGTATCCATATGCTTTATTTTCAACATGAATAGATTGGTATACACATTATCAGACAAACTAATAACCTGGTGGTTATGTACTTCTTGTAGATAGGAGGCCATTTTTTAGTGATACTAGTAGTTTACAGCTGCTAATGCTGTTGATTTGGCTTCACTGATATCTAAAGGCTGGGAAGATGTACTTCATATTTTGCAGAAATCTGGCTGTAAatttacatagtattacatgatGGGAGGTCATGGACTAGCTGTACATCTGGAAATTGTGTATTTATAAAGTGTGTTGTATATCAAGAAATCCCCAGATGATATAGTAGGAAGTGTTCTCTATAGTGGAAGGACTGGACAGTTCTATCCTCTCCCTTTTACTGTAACTATCAAAAGTACATGTTAGATGAGTAGACATGCAGAAGGTAAAAAATATGTACCATGTGTTTCCGTATCTGTGTGCTTCTTACATTTAACAGAAATCCTGTATGCACCAGGTTAAGACACCTCAAATTGAGCTAGTAGGACCTGTAGCTACAGGCTTCTTGAGAGGGCCCTGCAAATATGTGAGCTGTGAGCTTGTATTTTCAGAAGGTATACTGACATTGGCAAAGATTACGGGTCAGTTTCATGAAAAATAAAGTGATGGAATTTTGTTTTGTCTGCTGGATGCTTTCTTTGACAATAGTTGAGCAATGCTTACAAAAATCTTCATCTTGAGGAATAAAACTAGACATGTATGATGATCATTGGGAAATCTGCAGATTTAATAGCATAGCATTTGGTAGCCTCCGTTGTGATCAGcagttacaggatcccaagcagatacgggacCTCatgcagatacggccccccccagccaaagaacctggccccgatatgttaAAAATCGcagtgggaaagcctgcaacggaggctaagcaTTTGGCTGGCTTGCAAGGTCTGTTCAGATGAAGTACAGCTGTGGAAAGGAGCCAAACTAGGCTAGGCCTCTGTTTGGTGGCAGGTGGTGGCTAAATGAATgtatcaaaataaacatttcaCATTTCTGACTTACTAACCAGTACTAAGGCAGAGACTAGCAGGGTGCTACCAATAAGTCTGAACATTTTTCAGACAGATTTTTGGCATGActactacatgttgtatatgTGGGAGGTCTTTGTGAAGTGAAAAAATATGTCAGAGCAAGCATTTGCTTGGATGCATAGTTATGATGGGTATATGAACATGACTCACAGAAATAATGGTAACACCAATCCTGATAAGACGTGTCCTTTTCTCCCCTTTATTAACCAAAATATTACATCAACAAGGCCGTATCATGATAGAATCGACCAGTTGTCATATCTATACACCCAAACTACTTATAATTCTTTATTTACCAAGATATTACATGAGATTATGATAGGTGTGAGTATTACAATAGAGTTAACTAATTTCCACATCTATACACCCAAATTTCTCATATATAACTCCACTATTGTCTAATTGTGAAACTATTGACCAGAAATACAATCATTGAAAGGTTTGTTATTGCACCATTTAGCAtacatattactagtacttctATATCACCAATCTGTGCTTAATCTCCCTGCAGCTTGTCTACTGCCAAACCAGGTAAGATTCAGATGCAGGTTCTTAATTTGATGAAGCTTCCCCCTACTATGCTGCTATATAAAGCTGTGTGGATAAATACATTTGCTACTAAGAGTACCAAATATGCATGAATGATATCTTTGTTCAGCATGACTATAGAAGTTAGTATAATCATTCTAGATCATGAAATTCTAAACAAAGTTTATACAATAATGATATGTTGGAAACATACATAATATCAGACTCTGGATAAATAGTCTTCTCCGTGTGCAATTCTAATTCCACAATCATTACAGTAATGTACTGGTGATTCCTTTAGTGGTTAGTGCATATGTAATACTAACTGTACAGTCTGTGTCGTTCTGCAGTCAAAGCCAGTGTTCTCAATGTTCTGTCATCATTCCAGCTAAATATTGGGGTTTGAAGGATGTGTCAAGACTTGATGTAAATAGATGAGCAGCTTTCTCTCCTCAAAGGACAAAGAGGAGTTACCATGATTTATCACAGATCCCTGGGTACACTTGTGTCAGAGTGAATGGGGCCCCATGTGGAGTACCTGTCAGTCATATACAGCATTGAGTGATAAAAATAGCGTATTACCTGGCAGGGTAGTGCCACCTTTACCCTGTGATGTCTACCTAGAGACAATCGGCAATGGGAAAGCTAGATCCACTTCAATCAGAACCTTGCAGTATAGGCTATTGTCATAACCTTGCCCTTTTGTTACTagtagttatacatgtaccaagaacaaaaaatgtacagcacataatgtacatgtgcttAAATTTTTTCAGTTATCGGTAAGTCTTTACAATTCTACTAGTTCATGGAGTACACTCTACAGTGACTTCAGTGTCACACTGTACTGTAtttacaatctacatgtacatagcctccattgcagaacCTGAGACTTTTATCAACTATGCACAGATTTCTGACAGCTATGGAGTTTCTGATAGCTTGCTGAGGTCTGTTGGCAGAGATCAGAGCAATGATCAGACATCAGTGAGCAATCAGATCCCTGTGGCTGTCAGAAaactttgtgtacatgtagttgaaaaaAATGTCCCAAGAGGGTCAGCAACAAAGGCTAAAACTCTCAAGGTCCATATTGCACAGGCTCCTGCTACGCAGCACTTCCACTGCTGGCTGCCTCAGCGGGACAGGGAGCGTTGCTGTGCCTGTGCCTCGTCACTGGCCTCATACTCCTCAAGGTTCTTACGAAAATCATTCAGGAAGTTGTATTGCTGAAAACAAATGGTCTCAGGTCAATACAGCTCTCACAATAAAATGCAATACTGCTGTAAGATAGATGTTCTTGTCTCTAAGCAAGTTATCTAcaatctgtgtctgtatagcaagtataaccaccctttggcataattaacacaccagctttgtaggcaTGAGGCACAGCAACAGATAGTTGTATTGCATTGAATGATGTGTCATACATAAGCTTTGCATATCTAACAACAGTacttgatggcaacgagttccattctacgatagttctaggaaaatacgaattcaCCATGActcactagtctctaccagactaactacgccagggtttcacttgcaggctccgtcctGGGCTTGTCTGTTCTGTCACGGTCTGCTCGCAGAGCAATAAAAGGATCATTTAGCTACTTGGCACCTATTAGATAATGGTTACTGGACATCAAAGAACCTACCGACATATCACAGGCCCTACTAGTAAACGGGCGAAaggtgatcttcactgtggactgactctgtggctaatcattcctttttctgtcaaattctacgattcatacgcccttaagagggcctggtggaggctaatgaCTCACCCTGACAGTCTGCACAGCCCCATGACCCCTGACCAGCTGCACTCTCTGTAAGGCAGCCTGCGGGTCTGTGTTCTCATCCAGGTACAGCAGCAAACAGGCTGCAACTGGGGTACAGGATAGAAGACAATGGTGCTCATTTCAATCATTTCTATTCTTCATAACACCTTTGTATCAAAGAAAACAGGCAACTGTGTACACTGTACAGGCATGTCTACAGTTTTAACTTGACATAGTCTTTCATCCAACAGGAtatgtgttactgttagtatcATATATGTACTAACCACTAAAGGAATCACTAATACACACAGCAAGTTAAAAAGTGGGGAAAAACTTACCTAGACAGGATCTTCCCAGCCCTCCAAAACAGCTGAAAAATGGAAAagtatttcaacattttgtgCTCTGTGAGATGTGAGTCCAATTGAATTGCAGAACTGATCTCTGATTCTGAAGGAAAAGTACCCATGAATAATTCCGTCAAGTGGTAAATCATTATGGTGATTCTTTACACAGTCACACAACAAATATCAATGCGTTTCACTTGCCAATATTCTGGCAAAAGAAAAGTGGAATAATTCACAAGGATATTTGACATTGGTGCACACACTCACTGTATCAGGGTTTTCTGTCCTTGAGACAGACAGAGTTTGAGCTCCTCCAACAGTTTGACACATGCTGCCATGGCGGGTACAGTGCCGTCTGGGAAGGAGTGGTGGTGCACCGTGAAGTCTGCCTCCTCGTATCGCTCCAGCAGGCGCGGCACACGGTACTTGTGCAACTCTCCTCGGGTGCACAGGACAAAAATGTCTCGGATGGACTGAGCATTCAGGTCCTCTACAAGGGGAAAGGTGAAAATtacaactttgttttgtttgctgtgTGGTTCTGATTTATATCATTccagatacacatgtatatggtaCCAGTATATACCTAGGTTTGTATTGTTACCTTGGATTTGCTTATGTATGCTGTTCTTTATGAGTATGCTCATATTGTTGTCTGTACCTCTGTCAACAGCCACCAGCGGCCTGTAATGCACTGTTACATTTTCAATAAAGACAAATGACACAAATTCAAGCAACTAGGCATGATTCATTTCTTTTAAGGGCACTTTAACACCGGATGTTATGGAGTATCTTACCCAAATCAGcatccaaacttctccatgtttcTTTAAATCTGCAACCTACAAATAAATGCAAGTATCGTTATTGTTAGACATGTCTAAAAAGTTTGTACTTAAAGCCAATGGCAACATTGTAGTGATGTCTGCAAAGAATTATTATGTTACCCACTCAAAAGTCTAATCCTTTTTTTGGGTAACCAGTGGAGACTGGTAGCAACATGATAAAGGTCAGGACAGAAATTATGCAGTTAATGTATCTGAAAACCTTGTCTCACCTGGCAGGGCACAGATCCCCAGACTCTCCTCACAACCAACACTGGATAAACTCAACctggggggggtggggggcggggGGTAACGGGGcaagaaatgaaaatacataGAAATCAGAATAAAAGCTTCTTTGTGTGTTTAGATTGCCGTTGTTTGAGGGAAAGACCTGTACCAACTCTGTAATCTTACATCTTTTGTTTATCAATCATCGGGAGTGAGTGTTAGGAATCCAGCATAATCCCATGTCCTTTTGTTCCTCATgcccttgttttgttttgtcaaggaggtctattttcaacctccttcaAGTCCTTGGTTTTGTTTTCACGCTAGATTAATTTTCATTCTTGGGATACTAAGACTTTGGCGGAAAAGAACGGTCCTTTCCCAAGTGTTTGTGGTGATTCAGCTCAGACAACAAGTCCTGTTGAAGAAGACAAATAAATTTATCTCACCAGTCCACCTGAAGAGGGTCCGTCTGCAGCTGCCCCTCCTCCTCGGAATCCGATGAGTCGAACTGGCTCATTTCTTCGTCTGATGCGGTGATAATCGGCTTCAATAGAGAACAAACAAGAGGTCACAAGATAAATCAACCTAAATCAAAAAACAAAAGGCAGAAAATCTAAGAAAGCGGTCCGAGGAACTCACCAGTTTCACCGGCATATTGTGAGTTGCTTGGAGTCCTTTTAAATTTCTCCGCGTCTGCATGCttgtctctgattggctaattTTCCATGACGCCACAGACAAGGGAAGTTGTCTGGACATGTTTTAGCGCCCTCTAGTAATCAAAAATATCACTGCACACCAGAGACTCTTGACAGCTGCACTTTAAAAATATATCGCTAGAGGCCGCTACTGACTGGTCATAGCAACACTGCAGTTTTGCACTCAAAAGCCAGATGACGCTGTTGTGTTTGCTTGCATTCTGGGATATGTGTCCTGGCAACTTCAAACAATATGGCGTGCAATAACCGGAACACTGAGCAGGAATGGGTTTGATCAGGTGCTATTTGGCTTTCTTTAATAGCCGAATTTTCAAGGCTTTGAACAAGAAGGTAACTGCTATTGACATTTCTGCATGGCTGAACGTTACCACTGTGGTCTAGTCGTCTCGTATTTGGTAGGGACAGGTGCAGAAAATGGCAAGTTTTACGAATGTGTAAACTGACAGATTTGCAGCCCCGGTTTGTTTACATCCACATATTTCCCATAGTACGTGGCATTGCACAGATTTAATTTGCTGAAAGAGGCCATTAACATCTGGTTAAGAGTCAAGTTTTGTAGTAAAGAGAGTGTGGGATCTTTAGTAACAGCTGCGGTGGTGGAAAAGTGATTACCACGAAGTTGACAAGAGGGGGGAAGCTAGGGGGAGGGGCACACTGAAATTATTTTTGTGTTCATCGGACCTAGAACCTGAGCATGTTAGACATTGACACTTAAAGTGTCAAGTAGATCTGGGTATGTGTTGGAAAGCCACTGACATGTTGCTGACATTAGACCTTAACGCTTTAAGGTAGGGGTAAACAATAAGAGAGAGGAACTTCAGGTATTAAAAAAGTTTGTTTAACACCagttatatgttacatgtatttgtaacgtGTATTGAAAGGATTTGGTCTGAGGATAACTATGACACAATAGTCATTGCTGTTCTATCTTCTTCCAGTTTTGCGGAGTAGCCACAATGCCTTCGTTCCTACCAAGAATCCCAAATCACAAAAGCAATGGGGAGGAAGTCGCGGGAAGACCCAAGAACAAACGACTACGCTTCGGAGATCACCATGGCAGCAACAGGGTTGCCCTCCCCAGCGTGGGGTCGTCCCCCGCAAACGGACAGCACCTGAGGTACTTCAACAGTCGTCAGGTGGTCCAGAAGATAACGGACTGGTACGAGACCTGGCAGCCATGGCAGCGCAAGCTGCTGCTGTGCGGCATCACCGCCAGGTGCTCCACCAACCAGCTCGAGCTTCTGGCCACCGCCATGGAACCTGTGTTCCACCGTGACTTCATGACAACCCTGCGGGGACGCTATCCCAGCCTGTCGTACGGCAAGCAcaggagggggagggagggCAGCCAGCACGTCAGGAAAAGGACAGGAGCATCTGGCATTGCCTTGAACAACGCAGTGCCTGGTAACCCAGTAAAGGACGATGTAACTACGACGGTTGATGTTACCAATGGTGATCTAGACAGACCAGATGGACCAGCTACTAAGGAAAACATCCAATTAAGCAAAGTAGAAAAGGTAACAATAGACATCAGTAAGGATATAACTCCAGTGGAGGTTCCCACTGTGAGCAAGCACACCCATGACAAACGTAGTGAAGACCACACAGATGCGGAGAAGCCCTCCATCTCAGCTGAAGATGCCAGCATCATCAGGAAGCTATCCAAACAGATGCAGGCCCACGAGATCAATGAGGCCAGGACGGACACACCAGGCAGTAAGATATCCAGCCACAGGTCGGGTACGCTGTCTCCGATAGGGGAGAGTTCTCCGGAGactgaagaggaggaggaacagGCTTTGGGAGCAGAAGAGCCTCTACACACCCCTGTACCCTCCCCCAACACCGCCCTGTCTCTGGGGGTGCTGACACCCATCCAGGAGACCAACTCCGAGGTCAGCTCTGTCAGTACCATACAGGAGCAGCCCGAGTTAGCCGAACTCAGTGAGAGGGGCACGCCGCAGGCTGTTGTGGCTATAGTAGAAGATGGTGAAAACATAGGAGAGACACAAGAAGCAGTACAGGTTACCGTCACTGAAGCTGTTGGAGTAGCAGGCATTGATGCAGACCAAAAGGAAACTGTGAATGAAGGAATGGAACAGGCCGTGGTGCAGGCTGTGGTGCCAGCTGTGGAAGATGGAAAGGCCGTGGTGCAGGCTGTAGAAGGTGAAAATGCCGTGGTGCCAGTTGTGGAAGGTACAGAGGCAACGTCCAAGGCTCCTGAGGGAGAGAAGGCCACAGTGCAGGCTATGGAAGTTGAGGTGGAAAAACAGCCAACGCTGGACAAGGAGATGATGCTGCAGTACATGCTGGATGCCCGCAGCACGCCGCAGAAAGAAGGTGACGAAGTGACGAGAAACGGTCACGCAGATGGCGAAGTTGTTCGGCCCAAATCCGACACGACTGCGAGTAGAACGAGGAAGAGTCGAGGCCAGTCTCGCAGCGGGTCCGTGGAGTCGTCCCACAGTGCAGGGTCCGTGCCCAGAGAGCACAAACACAGGAGCAACATCTCCTCCGGCAGCTGTCGAACTGTCGACTTCTTCTCCAGGCAGAGGACTGAGCGACTCGGTGAGTTCATACAATGCCCCTTTTCCATAAGGCGTAGGCTAgttatttttgtttatctatttatcgtAATTCAGAACCCTTTTTATCCCTGTATTTCATAGCAAGATGGGCACCTTCCTGAATATAGTGTAATTCATAGGCGGTCCTACTAAATTTAGCGTAAAGCACTGTCAGGATCCTCCCAAGTAGGCCCCTGAATTGATCAAAAAGTTTAATGCTTGcagatatttttgatattctcCTTTTGTTTTACCTATTGCTCCCTGATTCATATAGCAACCTCAGTTGTTGTCCTTTTATAGAGGTagtcactggtacaggtttgactgtatatattttAGAGACTAACACagaacatgcccccctcccacagggtCGGTACGGCTGCAGGTGTCCCAGGGTGCCCCTGGCTGGCAGGATGCGGAGGAGGTCGGAGGTTACGCCCCCCTGCAGCAGATGTACAAGTACGGTCGGCTCTGGGGGGCGTCGCCGGAGGGGCGTCGCCTGGTACCCGCCAGTAGCCACCTGCTGCAGAAGAACTTCATGGAGCAACTCAACCAGATCTGGCAGGTGGGAGGAACACTGAAAGTTGTGATCTGGAAGCATTGTCTATGATGGGGACCTTTTATGTAGAGCTTAATCAGCCGTTATAATTCCATGTCATTCATAGCCAAACCTATTAAATCTAACATAGAGCACAATCGGTGCCTGATTATAGCACAAAGCacagggagctttagggcgtgaAACCTCAGCACGTAaactaaaagaacccaacacacttattgaaaagagtagggtcccctggtgtgcttggtcaaaaatgcgtgagccgtagcgaagccgcattgcccTTATAGCTCAAGAAAAAGCTTCGTCCTCAATCTGAGGttcgactgctttaccttacttcACGCCCATTGCCTTGTCTGTAGGTTCTGTCTGACTGGGAGGACCACCAGAAGGCGGAGGTGCTGGTGGAGATGATTAAGGGCTCCAATGACGGGGAGGTCAGCTTCTTCGCACAGTGTCTGCTGCAGAGGTGAGTCTGCCATGGTGGCACCGGGATGGTGGCGGGGTTGTTCTTTTCTAATCTCTGACCAACTGACCAACTCCAGCAGTTTTtgtctagcctggaatccaaacttattatagctcccgagtctatttgcggagaggagactcgggagctataataggtttggattccaggctagtctttgtcaaggaatgagctatccaccgcttctgtgatgtcactcTATGCAGATAAAATATGTGAttcagtgagcagtggatcatagattgcagaaagtctatcacaacagagacggggggcgccatatactttctgcaacttctgatccactgctcacagaGTCACATATTTTATCTGCATAATGcgatgtcacagaagcagtaattgctcattccttgacaaagactggagcttaGCAGTCAAAAACTTGAGTAAGTCAgatttttttgtgttgaaaatcaCATTTCAACTTTGTTTCAGAAACATTTAACATTGACAATTAAAGAAAAATCACAAAACCTTCCAGGTTGAAAGACCAGCTGGACATCAACTGCCTGCCCGACCACCTGCTGCTGAGGATCCTGGGACTGCTGCGGGCGACTGACCTAGGCCGGGCGGCGCAGGTGTGCCGGCGCTGGCAGTACCTGGTGGCACAGGACGCCCTCTGGATCAGGAAGTGCAGGGAACTAGGTCtgaaatcaacaaaacaatTACTTACAGTTCAATGTAGGAAGCGTGTTGAATCCAAATGTTCCGTACTTAACTTTTAGAGAATCTTCAGATAGAAAGGCAATATGACCAGTAACAAGACCAGTAATACGACCAATGAAATCTTgagcatttttgtatttcttttttttgcaacaaGGTGCACCTTTTATTGCTGTTTTACTGATGTTTTCCCTTACAAGTAGGCCTGTCCTCACAGcaagcaggggggggggggtattccTTTATGAGAGGGATAGAAATTGGGTGATGCAGGCATGATTTGTCTGGTGCAAGTTATTTTGAATGTTACCTGCACCAGAGCAGAGGAACTATTTCCAGCACAAAAATGAATGAGACTGGTTGTTGTTGCAGGTGCTCGGGAAGCCCTTCCTGACATCATCGGCATGGTGCAGATGGCGAGTCTGGGGGACAGTGTGGACTGGAAACAGGCCTACCTGGAGCTGGTCTTCATCGCCAACCAGGCCAGGGACATGCACGGTAGGGGATTCACAACTTTACATTCATCCAGCAGGTGGTTTTCTCTGTATAAACTTTGAAATATGCATCTAACATGATGACTCTAACTGTGTCCGGTGGTCTAAGTGTGCTGCCCATTGTGTGCTGCCCGTGTCCTAACTGTGCTGCACCATGGTCTGTGTTGCCCTGTGTTCTAAGTGTGCTGTCCTTTGTTCTAACTGTGTTGCTCTATGTTCTATCTGTGCTGCCCCGTGTTCTAACTATGCTGCCCTGTGTTCTATA from Branchiostoma lanceolatum isolate klBraLanc5 chromosome 4, klBraLanc5.hap2, whole genome shotgun sequence includes these protein-coding regions:
- the LOC136433751 gene encoding cyclin-dependent kinase inhibitor 3-like; its protein translation is MSRQLPLSVASWKISQSETSMQTRRNLKGLQATHNMPVKLPIITASDEEMSQFDSSDSEEEGQLQTDPLQVDWLSLSSVGCEESLGICALPGCRFKETWRSLDADLEDLNAQSIRDIFVLCTRGELHKYRVPRLLERYEEADFTVHHHSFPDGTVPAMAACVKLLEELKLCLSQGQKTLIHCFGGLGRSCLVAACLLLYLDENTDPQAALQRVQLVRGHGAVQTVRQYNFLNDFRKNLEEYEASDEAQAQQRSLSR
- the LOC136433750 gene encoding uncharacterized protein, producing MGLIRCYLAFFNSRIFKALNKKFCGVATMPSFLPRIPNHKSNGEEVAGRPKNKRLRFGDHHGSNRVALPSVGSSPANGQHLRYFNSRQVVQKITDWYETWQPWQRKLLLCGITARCSTNQLELLATAMEPVFHRDFMTTLRGRYPSLSYGKHRRGREGSQHVRKRTGASGIALNNAVPGNPVKDDVTTTVDVTNGDLDRPDGPATKENIQLSKVEKVTIDISKDITPVEVPTVSKHTHDKRSEDHTDAEKPSISAEDASIIRKLSKQMQAHEINEARTDTPGSKISSHRSGTLSPIGESSPETEEEEEQALGAEEPLHTPVPSPNTALSLGVLTPIQETNSEVSSVSTIQEQPELAELSERGTPQAVVAIVEDGENIGETQEAVQVTVTEAVGVAGIDADQKETVNEGMEQAVVQAVVPAVEDGKAVVQAVEGENAVVPVVEGTEATSKAPEGEKATVQAMEVEVEKQPTLDKEMMLQYMLDARSTPQKEGDEVTRNGHADGEVVRPKSDTTASRTRKSRGQSRSGSVESSHSAGSVPREHKHRSNISSGSCRTVDFFSRQRTERLGSVRLQVSQGAPGWQDAEEVGGYAPLQQMYKYGRLWGASPEGRRLVPASSHLLQKNFMEQLNQIWQVLSDWEDHQKAEVLVEMIKGSNDGEVSFFAQCLLQRLKDQLDINCLPDHLLLRILGLLRATDLGRAAQVCRRWQYLVAQDALWIRKCRELGAREALPDIIGMVQMASLGDSVDWKQAYLELVFIANQARDMHAESDEDWEAELQELEYNLSRKERRSRHDRRSRRGTFSSSRMEEGKYSLASHIEDLQARLSSTILEDSQEVSGSRSAALTPSVLTTGLSRSASRLTSRVHLEDRSTVLAPDEESLETEVVCKPLRRQLQGRRKSHDPGDAAMDIRHELKQPPEKLGKFMSVAGLPVSDQSSTVSMIETHSSIVGAVHAVRKVRKLQGHMDSVQCLALDKRRLMTGSMDRTVRVWDIRSGRSIRKLYGHKGGIRSIHFNQTKICTGSWDMSIMVWDIVQFERLAVLTGHRGAVSCLQCNQHFLVSGSHDSTMIVWSLDSFEWLNVIEAHTQAVTCLQLIGRCVISGSMDMTLRLSDIHTSECLQQYHGHQAHVLCLTVQKRLLLSGSADGQLHFWDLYTAEPLAIIQPHDGPVNSVALAGRRFLTGSNDAVIKEWDLVTLTCLRSLHGHKGPIRQVKTLLHHVVSCSDDGFIRLWDLTKTLEDTT